A genome region from Nicotiana tabacum cultivar K326 chromosome 13, ASM71507v2, whole genome shotgun sequence includes the following:
- the LOC107795786 gene encoding auxin-responsive protein SAUR68-like translates to MTMISTKKLIKMARRWQKFVAKQRKRISLPRNDSDTDSRSTFSSSIVEKGHFVVYTADQARFVIPLAYLENEVIRQLLNMSEEEFGLQSGGPITLPFDSDFMDYIISLIKKSVAASELHKALLLSITSCCCTNSNLHQESRNQQLLVY, encoded by the coding sequence ATGACGATGATCAGTACTAAGAAACTCATCAAGATGGCCAGGAGATGGCAAAAGTTCGTGGCCAAGCAGAGGAAGAGGATTTCATTACCAAGAAATGACAGTGATACAGACAGTCGTAGTACATTTTCATCTTCTATAGTTGAGAAAGGCCATTTTGTAGTATATACAGCTGATCAAGCTCGCTTCGTCATACCATTGGCTTACCTTGAAAATGAGGTTATTAGGCAACTTTTAAACATGTCCGAAGAAGAGTTTGGGCTACAGAGTGGCGGACCTATTACATTACCCTTTGATTCAGACTTCATGGACTACATCATTTCACTAATCAAGAAAAGCGTAGCTGCTTCAGAGCTTCACAAAGCATTGCTCCTTTCAATTACTTCATGTTGTTGTACAAATTCTAATTTGCACCAAGAAAGTAGAAACCAACAACTTCTTGTTTATTGA
- the LOC107795782 gene encoding peroxynitrite isomerase Rv2717c-like translates to MMEEGTVSNQSETLPVHPVVKPFSFLLGTWRGEGEGFFPTISSFNYSEELQFSHSPNKPVIAYSQKTWNLKSGQPMHSESGYWRPKLDGTIEVVIAQSTGLVEVQKGTYDMEEGVVKLNSELVGNASKVKEISRVFKVENCELSYVVEMATSLIGLQPHLRASLKKL, encoded by the exons ATGATGGAGGAGGGAACTGTATCAAATCAATCGGAAACGTTGCCGGTGCATCCGGTAGTAAAACCTTTCTCTTTTCTGCTCGGAACTTGGAGAGGTGAAGGGGAGGGATTTTTCCCAACTATTTCTTCCTTCAATTACTCCGAAGAGCTCCAATTTTCACACTCTCCCAACAAG CCTGTGATAGCTTATTCTCAAAAGACATGGAACTTGAAATCCGGACAACCTATGCATTCTGAGAGTGGATATTGGAGACCTAAACTCGACGGGACTATTGAAGTCGTCATTGCTCAGAGCACTGGCCTTGTTGAAGTCCAG AAAGGAACATATGACATGGAAGAGGGAGTTGTGAAGCTTAACAGCGAACTGGTTGGCAATGCTTCAAAG GTCAAGGAGATCAGTCGAGTTTTTAAAGTGGAGAATTGTGAACTGTCTTATGTTGTGGAAATGGCGACCAGTCTAATTGGTCTTCAGCCCCATCTCAGAGCCTCTCTTAAGAAGCTCTAG
- the LOC107795787 gene encoding auxin-responsive protein SAUR68-like: MISAKKLIKMARRWQKFAAKQRKRLSFPRNGSDSDSCSTSSSSIVEKGHFVVYTIDQRRFVIPLAYHENEVVRQLLNMSEEEFGLPSAGPIKLPCDSAFMDYIISLIKKGVAAGDLHKALLLSIPSCFCSAYSLHQESENQQLLVC, from the coding sequence atgatcAGTGCCAAGAAACTCATCAAAATGGCTAGGAGATGGCAGAAGTTCGCAGCCAAGCAGAGGAAGAGGCTTTCATTTCCAAGAAATGGTAGTGATTCAGACAGTTGTAGTACATCTTCATCCTCTATAGTTGAAAAGGGCCATTTTGTAGTCTATACAATTGATCAAAGGCGATTTGTCATTCCCTTGGCATACCATGAAAATGAGGTCGTTAGGCAACTCTTAAACATGTCGGAAGAAGAGTTTGGGCTGCCGAGTGCTGGCCCTATTAAATTACCCTGTGATTCAGCGTTCATGGATTACATCATTTCACTAATCAAGAAAGGTGTGGCCGCTGGAGATCTTCACAAAGCATTGCTCCTCTCAATTCCTTCATGTTTCTGTTCAGCTTATTCTTTGCACCAAGAAAGTGAAAATCAGCAGCTTCTTGTTTGTTGA